A region of Polyodon spathula isolate WHYD16114869_AA chromosome 4, ASM1765450v1, whole genome shotgun sequence DNA encodes the following proteins:
- the rps20 gene encoding 40S ribosomal protein S20: MAFKDTGKAPVEAEVAIHRIRITLTSRNVKSLEKVCADLIRGAKEKNLKVKGPVRMPTKTLRITTRKTPCGEGSKTWDRFQMRIHKRLIDLHSPSEIVKQITSISIEPGVEVEVTIADA, encoded by the exons ATG GCATTTAAGGACACTGGCAAGGCACCTGTGGAGGCTGAGGTTGCAATCCACCGCATTCGAATCACCCTGACGAGCCGCAATGTGAAGTCTTTGGAAAAGG TATGCGCAGACCTGATCCGTGGTGCCAAGGAGAAAAACCTGAAGGTGAAGGGGCCTGTTCGCATGCCAACCAAG ACTCTGCGCATCACAACCAGGAAGACTCCTTGTGGTGAAGGTTCCAAGACCTGGGATCGTTTTCAAATGCGGATCCACAAGCGTCTGATTGATCTGCACAGCCCATCTGAGATCGTCAAGCAGATCACGTCCATCAGCATTGAACCTGGTGTAGAAGTCGAGGTTACAATTGCAGATGCATAA